In one window of Parafrankia discariae DNA:
- a CDS encoding ANTAR domain-containing protein — protein sequence MEQTCLVAVSADVATYLRVTGPIPELVSGLSVPRARCLPARMLDGAPAAGSRADQDPALADTVEPERFGILSYVAMPVVGPDGAVLGILTGLDRSSLTIPAETLSVLRAIADSLGASDALRDQLGREASSGVAASNEAEGDGTGARGTENGAPGGEPGGAGPAGRTAGPAHPPGTATPGTVTSPDVTSPDVTPPDTAPAHAAPSGGLTSSDAATGAPGPGTGAASSPTAAAGPERASHGAQPPPPAGGHGRIPTPDAVARAIRPGPAGRPGTPRPGPPRSGPPRPGTARGPGGAGATGGVPVPGASDMRLRRAPTGWIVEGPGAEIRPVGDLISAMVLADLLAEDLSPPGRPRRADRDLNETEQLRLSVIQLEHALASRVIVEQAIGVLAERNHIKPRDAFERLRRTARGLGRRVHDLARQVVDSVGDPRITLPGELSGRGGGPGAAGGPAGGSPSGSGGGQPRPTPPRAAPSRR from the coding sequence ATGGAGCAGACGTGCCTCGTCGCGGTGTCGGCGGATGTTGCCACCTACCTACGGGTGACCGGGCCGATCCCCGAGCTGGTTTCCGGGCTGAGTGTTCCGCGCGCCCGCTGTCTACCTGCCCGGATGCTTGATGGAGCGCCAGCCGCGGGTTCCCGGGCCGACCAGGATCCCGCCCTGGCCGACACCGTCGAGCCGGAACGGTTCGGCATCCTCAGCTATGTCGCGATGCCCGTCGTCGGGCCGGACGGGGCCGTTCTCGGCATCCTCACCGGCCTCGACCGGTCGTCACTCACCATTCCCGCCGAGACACTCAGTGTACTGAGGGCGATTGCGGACAGTCTGGGAGCGTCGGACGCACTCCGCGACCAACTCGGGCGGGAGGCCTCCTCGGGGGTTGCTGCCAGTAACGAGGCGGAGGGTGACGGAACGGGCGCCCGGGGCACCGAGAACGGTGCCCCGGGCGGCGAGCCGGGCGGGGCGGGGCCCGCCGGGCGGACGGCCGGCCCGGCTCACCCGCCCGGCACCGCCACGCCCGGCACCGTCACGTCACCTGACGTCACGTCACCTGACGTCACGCCACCGGACACCGCGCCAGCCCATGCCGCGCCGTCCGGTGGCCTGACGTCCAGTGACGCGGCGACCGGCGCGCCCGGGCCCGGTACGGGGGCGGCGAGCTCGCCGACGGCGGCTGCCGGCCCGGAGCGGGCATCGCACGGAGCACAACCGCCCCCGCCGGCCGGCGGCCACGGCCGGATCCCCACCCCGGACGCCGTCGCCCGCGCGATCAGGCCCGGGCCGGCGGGTCGACCCGGGACACCACGACCTGGACCGCCCCGGTCAGGACCACCCCGGCCGGGCACCGCGCGCGGGCCCGGCGGGGCGGGCGCCACCGGCGGTGTTCCCGTTCCCGGCGCCTCCGACATGCGGCTGCGCCGCGCGCCCACCGGCTGGATCGTCGAGGGACCCGGTGCCGAGATCCGCCCGGTCGGCGACCTGATCTCCGCGATGGTCCTGGCCGACCTGCTGGCCGAGGATCTCAGCCCGCCCGGGCGACCCCGGCGCGCCGACCGCGACCTCAACGAGACCGAGCAGCTCAGGCTGTCGGTGATCCAGCTCGAGCACGCGCTGGCGTCCCGGGTCATCGTCGAGCAGGCGATCGGCGTGCTCGCCGAGCGCAACCACATCAAGCCTCGGGACGCCTTCGAGCGGCTGCGCCGCACCGCCCGCGGGCTGGGCCGGCGGGTGCACGACCTCGCCCGCCAGGTAGTGGATTCGGTGGGCGACCCGCGGATCACCCTGCCCGGGGAGCTCAGCGGCCGCGGCGGCGGACCGGGCGCCGCGGGCGGGCCCGCGGGCGGTTCCCCGAGCGGCTCCGGGGGCGGCCAACCGCGCCCGACACCGCCGCGCGCCGCGCCGAGCCGCCGCTGA
- a CDS encoding M16 family metallopeptidase — MVTTTAAATAEIPVPAEAGSKIPAVIPTVPRELPAVVRRTLPNGLRVDVVARSSVPLVELRLRVPFAGSGLVHLAEAELLAETILTGSSRCDRVGLATAVQALGGSLRAGVDADRLAIVSSALATSLEPLLALIADVLTTASYPDSEFDGERDRIVEDTTIALSQPAVIAREALVRRMFGDHPYGSAIIPPSVLSEVRVERVRSLHAARVCPGGAILTLVGDVDPERALDAVEAAFGSWAGTAAPGHPPASVATAGPILIVDRPGAVQTNIRMGGRALNRSAPAHPALRLASTIFGGYFSSRLVSNIREDKGYTYSPRSSVDHHQAGSRFTVAADVSTDVTGPALLEILYELGRMAVLPPEAEELEAARQYLIGTLALSSATAAGLAGTLSGLSGAGVGVEYLRDHPRALATVTAADVQAVSAELLAPSGLVTVLVGDASKITDAVRALGAVESA, encoded by the coding sequence ATGGTGACGACGACCGCTGCGGCCACGGCCGAGATCCCCGTGCCCGCCGAGGCCGGGTCGAAGATCCCGGCGGTGATCCCGACCGTTCCGCGTGAGCTGCCGGCCGTCGTGCGGCGCACACTGCCCAACGGCCTGCGCGTGGACGTCGTCGCCCGCTCCAGCGTCCCGCTGGTCGAGCTGCGGCTGCGCGTCCCGTTCGCCGGGTCCGGGCTGGTCCACCTGGCCGAGGCCGAGTTGCTGGCGGAGACCATCCTCACCGGCTCGAGCCGGTGCGACCGGGTCGGCCTGGCGACCGCCGTGCAGGCCCTCGGCGGGTCGCTGCGGGCCGGCGTCGACGCCGACCGGCTGGCGATCGTCAGCTCCGCGCTCGCGACCAGCCTCGAACCGCTGCTCGCGCTGATCGCCGACGTCCTGACCACCGCGAGCTACCCCGACAGCGAGTTCGACGGCGAGCGGGACCGGATCGTCGAGGACACGACGATCGCGCTCAGCCAGCCGGCCGTGATCGCCCGTGAGGCGCTGGTGCGCCGGATGTTCGGCGACCACCCCTACGGCAGCGCCATCATCCCGCCGTCGGTGCTCTCCGAGGTCCGGGTCGAGCGGGTGCGGTCGCTGCACGCCGCCCGGGTCTGCCCGGGCGGAGCCATCCTCACCCTGGTCGGCGACGTCGACCCCGAGCGCGCGCTGGACGCCGTCGAGGCCGCGTTCGGGTCGTGGGCGGGCACCGCCGCCCCGGGCCACCCGCCCGCGTCCGTGGCCACCGCCGGCCCGATCCTGATCGTCGACCGCCCGGGCGCGGTGCAGACGAACATCAGGATGGGCGGGCGCGCTCTCAACCGCTCCGCGCCGGCCCATCCCGCGCTCCGGCTCGCGAGCACGATCTTCGGCGGCTACTTCAGCTCGCGGCTCGTCTCCAACATCCGCGAGGACAAGGGATACACGTACTCCCCGCGCAGCTCGGTCGACCACCACCAGGCCGGCTCCCGCTTCACCGTCGCCGCGGACGTCTCCACCGACGTCACCGGCCCGGCGCTGCTCGAGATCCTCTACGAGCTCGGCCGGATGGCCGTCCTGCCGCCGGAGGCCGAGGAGCTCGAGGCCGCGCGCCAGTACCTGATCGGCACGCTGGCGCTGTCGAGCGCGACCGCGGCCGGGCTCGCCGGCACCCTGTCCGGGCTCTCCGGCGCCGGGGTCGGGGTCGAGTACCTGCGTGACCATCCGCGGGCGCTCGCGACCGTCACCGCGGCGGACGTCCAGGCGGTCTCCGCGGAGCTGCTGGCCCCGTCGGGGCTGGTGACCGTGCTGGTGGGGGACGCGTCGAAGATCACCGACGCGGTACGGGCGCTCGGAGCCGTCGAGTCGGCCTGA
- a CDS encoding mycoredoxin, giving the protein MLTMYTTPWCGYCVRLKGQLDRAGVEYVTVDIEQDPTAEQLVRDANNGNATVPTVVFPDGTVMTNPTLRQVTEKVTSAA; this is encoded by the coding sequence GTGCTCACGATGTACACCACCCCCTGGTGTGGCTACTGCGTCCGTCTCAAGGGCCAGTTGGACCGGGCGGGGGTGGAGTACGTGACGGTCGACATCGAGCAGGACCCGACAGCAGAGCAACTTGTCCGCGATGCGAACAACGGCAACGCGACCGTACCGACCGTCGTCTTCCCCGATGGGACGGTGATGACGAATCCGACCCTCCGCCAGGTCACCGAGAAGGTCACTTCCGCCGCATAA